The Heyndrickxia acidicola sequence AGCGTGTTCATCATTTCCGCTGGTTTTACCGGATGATTTATTTCTTGCCCTACATTACTTCGGTTGTAGCAGTCAGCTGGGTCTGGCGTTTGATGTTTGATCCGAATGTCGGCTTCTTAAATGAATTTCTTGGTTTAGTAGGCATTCATCCACAAAACTGGCTATCCGATCCAAAGCAAGCCTTACTGTGTGTAAGTGGTGTAATGATTTGGCAGTCAATGGGATTCAGCATGCTGATTTTTATGGCAGGGCTCCAGGGGATTCCAAAACAATTATATGAAGCCGCCCAGATGGATGGGGCAGGAGGCTGGAAAATCTTTTGGAGGATTACGCTGCCGCTTTTAAATCCTACGATCGTCTTTTTGGCTGTTACGGGTGTTATTCAGGCGCTTCAAACCTTTACACAAATTGAAAACCTGACAGGAGGAAGCAGTGCAGATGCAGGCGGTCCGTTGAACAGTACAATCAGCATGGTGGTCTATATGTACAAAAATGCATTCCAGGATTTTAATATGCAGTATGCATCAGCGGTTGCAGTCGTTCTCTTTATCTTTATTTTACTGGTGACACTCCTGCAAATGAAAATCCTCAATAAAAGCTATGAATATTAGGAGGTGAGAAGGGTGAAAAAGCAAAAAGGGAAAGGGCCATATTGGCTGATCCATATTTTTTTGCTTGCAGGAGTGGCCGTTGTAGGGTTTCCATTTCTTTGGATGGTTGTATCCTCCTTTAAAAGCCTTCCTGATTTTTATACTTTTTCATTCTGGCCCAAAAAACTTGATCTATCTGCCTACACGTTCATTTTACAGAAAACAGACTATTTGCAGTGGTATCTTAATAGCATCATCGTTGGTGCCGTTGTGACCATTAGCAGTTTAGTGTTTAATTCGCTGATTGGCTATACGCTGGCAAAATATACATTCCCGGGAGGCAAGGCCATCCTTATTTTGATTTTAAGCACGATGATGATTCCAACAGAAATGCTGGTTATTCCATGGTATATGATGGGAACAAAAGTGAATCTGATTGATAACTATTTGGGAATCATGTTCCCGGGTTTAATAGAAGCATTTGGTATTTTCCTCATGCGGCAGTTTATGATGGGGATTCCGAATGATTTACTGGATGCAGCCAGAATGGACGGAATGAGTGAATTTAACATCTGGTGGCGTGTGGCACTTCCTCAGGTAAAACCGGGATTATCTGCATTAGGAATTATAACGTTTTTGGGAAACTGGAATGCGTACCTGTGGCCGGTCATTTGTATATCATCGGAACAATTAAGGACGCTGCCTGTTGGAATTTCCCTTTATGCGACTGGTGATTCGGGGGGGATTCAATGGAATACCATTATGGGTATGAGTACTCTTGCTGTTATCCCGATGATTATCGTTTTTCTTATTTTCCAGCGAAAAATTGTAGAAGGGATTGCTCTGACAGGAGTGAAGGGGTAACGAATGTACAGAGAATGATTTTATTGGCCATGAATTCTACCATTGTTGCAAAGAATATCATTACTGAATTATTAAGGAACGGGATTTAATTCCTATTTGGTAGGATGCCTGCCTCAAAAAAATTGCTTTTTTTCCTCCAATATGCTATTATTAAGATAATTATTTTTATTTGAATGTTTAGAAATAAAAAGGTTTGTTTAAATTTCTATACATTGGGTAAAATAAAAACGATATTACTATTTATGTGTTAAAGCACTAGGAGGCAAGAAAAAATGGAACATGGTACAGTAAAATGGTTTAATGCAGAAAAAGGCTTTGGTTTCATCGAGCGCGAAAGTGGAGACGATGTATTCGTACACTTCTCAGCTATTCAAGGTGAAGGCTTCAAAACTCTTGAAGAAGGCCAAAAAGTAACATTTGACGTTGAGCAAGGCGCACGCGGACCTCAAGCAGTAAATGTACAAAAAGCATAAATGACCATAAAGGTGATGCTTCGCAGGAAGTTTCACCTTTTTATTATGTTTGGCTCTTTTTAACATGGTTGTTATTTTATAAAGGCTCTTTTCGTAAACTTTGTTGCTAATGGACAAAAAAATGATTTGAAATTAAGTTTTAGTATTACAAGGTGTGAATAGCCTACAAAAAGATGCCACGAAGACAGACAACATACGGATTCGCCCGTTGCGGAAATAGATGTGAAAACAGCTTTATGTAAGGAACTGAAATTGGGAGGGATGGCAGCTTGGCAAACACTCATACATTTACAAAGGGAGAAGAGATTGCAAATTC is a genomic window containing:
- a CDS encoding carbohydrate ABC transporter permease yields the protein MSEVMKKKYTKKNSLPPLKLKTKRALTAYSFLAIPLLFFLCVRIVPTLYSFSMSFSHQDGSGFTLVNYQKLMKDPVFCKAVWNTVKYVIITVPVQMALGLIIALAIERVHHFRWFYRMIYFLPYITSVVAVSWVWRLMFDPNVGFLNEFLGLVGIHPQNWLSDPKQALLCVSGVMIWQSMGFSMLIFMAGLQGIPKQLYEAAQMDGAGGWKIFWRITLPLLNPTIVFLAVTGVIQALQTFTQIENLTGGSSADAGGPLNSTISMVVYMYKNAFQDFNMQYASAVAVVLFIFILLVTLLQMKILNKSYEY
- a CDS encoding cold-shock protein, whose translation is MEHGTVKWFNAEKGFGFIERESGDDVFVHFSAIQGEGFKTLEEGQKVTFDVEQGARGPQAVNVQKA
- a CDS encoding carbohydrate ABC transporter permease, translating into MKKQKGKGPYWLIHIFLLAGVAVVGFPFLWMVVSSFKSLPDFYTFSFWPKKLDLSAYTFILQKTDYLQWYLNSIIVGAVVTISSLVFNSLIGYTLAKYTFPGGKAILILILSTMMIPTEMLVIPWYMMGTKVNLIDNYLGIMFPGLIEAFGIFLMRQFMMGIPNDLLDAARMDGMSEFNIWWRVALPQVKPGLSALGIITFLGNWNAYLWPVICISSEQLRTLPVGISLYATGDSGGIQWNTIMGMSTLAVIPMIIVFLIFQRKIVEGIALTGVKG